AAAAGCAAAGTTTTGAGATTTCTTTTTGCTAACACAGCTTTGAAAGTGTCAAAGACACAGAAATGATGTTGAAGATTCGACTCGAGACTGGaggtaaacaaaaatcatgtgACGAGGCGTTGTCACTCTGGTTACTCCCACCACCTGCTCCCACCCGGCGATTCTATCAAGAGGACCGTGGACCAAGCTCCCTTTAACCCTTTCCGTGTTGTTGTCATTACATAATcttacttttttctttttaaacgatttaaaCACAGATAATACACTTACAGAGATGTTAATGtaacacacaaaaatattaatatcacGTGAGTATGAAAtcgggatttttatttctaataatCACATCTTTCCTTTTAAACCCAGTTATTTGTTCGGCTAAAATCAACAGATTACCACATGACACAGAACATGTTTTTGGAGCTAAAACGAACAGTTTTAACTGTAGAGCCATAgtattaataaatgaaaaaataagacGGAATAATTGTATGAATTTTGTCGATTTTGACTGTGGAACGAAATACGACTCTGGAACGTTTTATGATTCCACACCTTTTTCACGGCTTTGAATGCGTCTTTTCTTTGTCCTTAAATCCAAACAGCGATTTtgccgattttaatttgaggtaGCGTCATCTATTCTGTTGGCAATAAATTGGCAAATAATACATATGTTGTTGCAAGTTTACCTGCATTATCCAAACATTGATAAATAATGTGCCGCTATATTATGTACCtctttcattaaataaacGCGATCTTATTTGGaagtgatgaaaattttaaaattaagtgttgctgctaaaaatgcaattactttcaaatttttaatatttttcattttcgtgattatgataaaaaattcaactcgatttgaaaatacattttttcataataatttagaTAGAAGGATAATTTTGGCAGtcggagaaaattttgtttttctttcttgagTCTTTATGCCAAAACAAaggaagttttttaattatttataccgTAAAGTAGAAGAATACTGAACCTGATTCTCACTGATTCTGAAAGCTGACTCTCCTTTTggcaattaaagaaattttctagTAGTTTTTACTACATAATTCCgttaaacgattttttttaatttttcctagtaaccaaaggaaaaattaattggtgaTAATTTGTACGTTctattcaattaaaaccaggctcaaaaattgataatttgtaCTTTGCAGAAAAATGATTCGGTGTGGAGTCCTGACAGTGAGTGATCGGTGTTCTGCTGGGGGAGCTGAAGACAAAAGTGGTCCGGCCTTAATCAAGCTGCTGGAAGGTCAAAAGAAACACCAGTACACAATCGAACAGGCGACAGTTATCCCAGACGAAAAGAGTCAAATCGAAGCAGTTCTCAAGCATTGGTCGGACGATTTACACCTTGATTTGGTTTTAACCACTGGAGGCACTGGATTTGCTCCTCGTGATGTTACACCAGAGGCCACCAAGTCCGTGCTGGACTCGGAGGCGCCTGGAATCGTGATTGCCATGATGACAGCCAGCCTCAGCATCACTCCAATGGCCATGCTCTCTCGATCAGTCGCAGGAGTCAGGGGACAAACCCTGATCGTTAACCTGCCAGGAAGTCCTAAAGGCGCCTCAGAAAATGCGGAAACTGCCTTGAGAGCAATTCCGCATGCAGTAGCACTTCTTAAGGGAGACATCAAGAATGTTGAAAAGGTAAATtgcttcatttatttaatatttaatccaattttaaatgccgaccacttttcaagaaattatgtCCGTTAGAAATTagtctaaatttttacttttataaattccAACGATTCAGCAAACCATAAATAGTGGGGAACTATTCATTTGACATATTGTcatcttttatcaaaaaccaatcaaaaactattgaattgcagcaaaaaatacactaatttattttccttgtaagcgaatttttttaattaatattataattgttAATTCGATTCTGATTTCtaatgtgtttaatttaaggtGCACCAAAAGCTGCACTGTGGCTGCAGTCACGAGCCTGAACATGTTGGAGATATTACCAAAGTTGCACACCGACCTCGCAAGTCCCCGTATCCAATGATAAGCGTCAACGcagctctaaaaataatttacaccGAAGTTGAGTCTCTCCAAAAAGCTTACAAGATGCCTATTCATTTAGCGCTGGGCTGTATTGCGGCGGAAGATGCCGTTTCTCTTTGCAACATTCCTCCGTATGCAGCGTCAGTCAAGGATGGCTACGCTGTCCTGAGCGCTGATGGGGCTGGTGAGCGACAAGTGGTTGGTGATGTGCTTGCAGGAGGCAATCTTCAGATGAAATTGTTTCAACCAGGCGAGTGTTTAAGAATTACCACGGGAGCAGCTGTTTGTGGTGGAGCAGATGCTGTTGTTCAGGTAAAATCtcgattttcaataataaataaattaggaattAAGACAGAAAAATGTAGCTAGTTAGCATATTTTTAAGTCAGTCCTTCATCTCAAAACAAAGCTagacagaaaaattgaagaaggcacagactaaaaattatgagctaaatattttttaaaccttattgacaaattttctataaaacaatttacttGTATTAGGTGGAAGACACAGAGCTGCTTCTGTCCACGCCTGACGGTAGAGAGGAGCTGAAAATAAACATCATTGATGCGCCTCAAAAAGGCCAAGATATAAGGCCAGTTGGAAGCGACCTTGCAATCGGACAGGTTGTGGTTGAGAGGGGAAACGAAATCGGACCTGCGCAGGTTGGCGCCCTCGCTTCAGCCGGCGTGAAGACAATATTGACTTACAAGCGGCCCAAGATTGCCGTGCTCTCCACAGGGAATGAAATTCAAGATATTTCATCTCCCTCGCCTGGTCCATTTGTCATTTACGACTCAAACCGACCCACTCTGATCGCCTTATTAACCCAGCAAGGATTCCAAGTTGAAGATTTGGGAATCGCTAAAGACGACCCAGACGCGATCGCCgaaaccctgaaaaaaggtTTCGCCAGTGCCGACGTGGTGGTCAGCTCAGGAGGCGTGTCCATGGGCGAGAAGGACTTCctgaaacacattttaatcACCAAATTCCTGGCCAAGATTCACTTTGGTAGAGTTAACATGAAGCCAGGCAAACCAACAACATTCGCCACCTGCGACTTCAAAGGCCAGAAGAAACTGGTATTCGCCCTGCCAGGAAACCCAGTCTCCGCTACTGTCACCTGCCACCTGTTCGCCCTGCCAGCCTTGAGGGTCATGGCCGGCTTCAGCAGTGGTTATTCCAGAGAAATCACTGTCCAACTCGCAGAAACCATCACCCTCGACTCCAGGCCCGAATACTGCCGAGCAGTCCTCGAGAGGGCACCGGTGCCAACAAAAAGCGTGCCGGTGGCCCATTTAACTGGAAATCAAATGAGCAGCCGACTGCTCAGCCTGCAGAGTGGCAGTGTTCTGATTGAGCTGCCTGGAGGaacaaaagaaaagggaaCGCTGCAGAGAGGAGAACTGGTTAAAGCGCTGCTTATCTAGTGATGTTGAAATTGGCACAAGTAGGAGGGCTAGTGAATTtagaatgattttatttttgtaatctggttcaataaatgaattatttttctacaagATTTGTGCGTTTTTAAATCAGGGTTTACACAGTTATCCATCCCGTTTTTTACagacttaattttttctaaaatgctTGTGAAATGAACGAAAAAGTGCGGGTCAAAAGCtcagaagagaaaaaatctttccaagtttacttaaatattaatttcaatctctGGACATAAAAATGAATCGTTTCTTTAAAAGATTTATGCGAAAGTTAGATTTCGATGtgagattttaaaagtaaatttagtCTTACTTTTAAGACTCGGAACCGGTCTTGCTAGCCTTTTGGAGCAATTATTACAGCACATGCAGTGAATTAATTACCAATACAAAAAGGCAGTTTCTTAGttctgaaaaattccaaagcaaaacaattttggatctttctttttgttatttgtgcGATTATTAAGGTAGCCGCGCGGGCGTGGGGCCCGTTGCCGCCGATTTTGCGTCTTTCGTGGGTCAGGGCTACTCAAAATGAACAAAAGACGCTCAAATCAATTTGGAATGGTAATTTCCCAAGGAGTTTTTCTATGAGGATAATTTTGTCCTATTTTTATGTCCCAAAATGAGATTAAATCCAGAAAAAACTGGGCTGTCTGTCAATTTTCCGCGCTTTTGTAAGACTATTATGCtgctttgatttttctgtttttattatttttatttcttgggaGATATTTTCAGTGTTTTTTCGACTCGCATTTAGCATTGATTGCACACTGCCATTCCATTTCTCCACAAGTATCACACTTTTTTGACGGCTTAACCTGAAAAACCGTGACCACCTTGGCTCTGTCATCAAACTTGCAACTAATGCTGAGATCCTTGATGAGGAACGAGTAGAAGTGGTTGGCCCACCGGTCTCTCAGGTAGACGGACCTTGGGTCTTCTCGCAACACGCTGCTTATTGCGGAAATCATGTGCTTGGTGTCCTGCGAATTTTCTACAAGTTGGATCACGGCTCTTTCGCTAAATCTGgaagcataaataataattgagatTAGCTTGGTGATTTAATTCTCATTTATTAGCGTCGAGAACCTGAAGACCCCAGGCTGGTTTTAAAGCTAAAACTCTACGAAAAGATTGTAACTGATTATTTATGAACccttcaattgatttttaaaggcGAAAATCATCCCTTGCAATTCCCACCactttttgctgaaaaaaaatgacttaaaaattAGCCAAATTGAAACAGATAtcaaaaacaatataatattgccaaaatatattttgaggtGAATGAAATGATGTGTCACTCTTTTTACATAATCTTAtgtattatttacttttttaatgaagaaatGGGCggtaattgcaataaaatcgaatttttattgctggaAACTAtatctgattaaaaaacaGATGTAATTACCTGACATTCAGTCTGACAACAGGAGGTTGATCAATCCAGGAAGGTACTTTCACCGTGGGTTGCACTGCTTCATTCTTTGAAGGCGACTGAGGTGCTAATGCACAGGCGACAGGTTTGCTTCGAACAGCCGCGGCACCTGGCAAATCTTCCTCCCCGTCCGGCTCCTCTCTGCAGCTGATGGACCTGTTTGGTGTGTTGGGGGCTGGACTAAAACTGGTAGCTGAAAATGTGGCTTCGTCTTCGCTGGAGCTACCAGTGGCCACCTCTCGGTAAAGGCCTGCGTTCAGCGTTGATTCGTCTTCGTCGTCCTCTTGGTTGATGCACCACGGGCTGTCATAGTGTGGTATGTACGGTTTTATGTCCAGCACTGGAGTGCCATCCACCATGTCCACTCcggagaaataaattgaggcacctgcaaaatttaaattatgagatttgttatttttaaaattaaactttttgtcGTGGAGGAATTCTTGAGCATTTTTTCTGGAATATATGGAGATTAGCGTTCACAATGAGAAAAACTCGTATTCTAATCATGCTAAATCATTTACCTTGCCAAAATATGCTCATTTAGACAGACTACcacttctaaattttaaccagcatttttaggaatttttgaaacttgagtaactttttactttaattttttaattaataaaaaacgaaatatttttatttagtatgGAATAAAATGTTGCCTGAAGTGTTTCTAGCATACatagaaaatttgaagattATTTTCCACCTAATTAGAGATATGTAGTGTCAAAGGATAAaaaaggtatattttttagtCTGGTGAGTCTGATTTTGACCTGCAGAGCATGTTGTGGATCACCCATGAGGTCAGAAAATACCATCAGAACAGGTAATAAATCGAatcctggcgtcagggtagccctggAGCAATCGGTATATTAttcaattccaatttttactgACGCCGAGGAGATAATCTGCTAGATCTAAGTTAAGAACTTTCGAAATATCTTTAATTCAACCCTTTGGGAGCCGTGATGTGCCCACAATCTCGCCAGGAAACATATACCTTGGACTTTTTCAATCTTCACTAGAGAAAGGCCTATGGGGGATGGCCTGTGAGGGCTTCTGGTGCCAAAAACACCAACTCTTTCACCATTCAGCCTCGGAGGAGCCACCTTGGCTTTGACGTGacccttttcatttttatgaaaatgaaatattaacctgagaaaatgaaaaaacttaAGCTCACGTggaaccaaaaaaattaataatacacaCCATAGATGTGAGAAGTTTCCAAGGCCTTCAAGGGTGTGCTCAGGGTTGGTGAACAGTTCCTTTCTCAAAGTCAACTTGGCTGTGCTCTCTTTGCAAATGCCTGGTTGACGCGGAGTTCCTTTTTTCTCAGCGAACCAAGATGAGATATAACCAATTATTTGAAAGTCCACTGTGTGTGGAGTTTGTGACAAAGACGATGACGGCTGCTGCGGTTCAGATCTTGACTTCCCTTCTAAGAGATTTGGTGGTTCCTGCAGAAGAAAGGCCTCTGGAGCTTTCAGTATATCTTTGATCTTCTCCATTTCCTTCTTGTGCACATGCCCAAGTGACTGAATTTGCTGcctagtttaaaataaaatgttttttaaattatattaatgtaaaattaaatgattttttttgttaatatgtaaaacataatttaataagtaataaaaaatacaaaccttaaatttttcagttcacATCTAGCAACGTTGATCTGTTGGTCcatgacatttttatttgtcttcaaattttctaatttagatGGGTCCGCACCTAAATGTTGTGCCATCgagttttgtttgtgtttataCTTGGTCGGGACGGTCGGGACTCATTGAGGATAAATAATGTAGGTCTCATCCACTCAAGTTCTCTTCTAGTGCCATCTATCGTATGTACTTAATACTTAAAGCCAAACGTAATACGTGATGTTCTCACTTAAATACAAGAAGAGAAAACAGTTCGCCATGTTTGACTCCTTAAAGAGCGGTAGATTTAAACCTCCTGACATTCTTAGCTATTTTCGAAAACAACGCAAAATCCAAGATGGCATTACATCCGGTTCATGAGTGCTcatagaaaatttcattcccCTGATTCCCCTTTGATCATCAGACTTGTTTATATGTTTTGTTGAATTACAGAGGCAAAAAGCAACattgattgaataaaataatacatagatagttgaaaagaaataatagaTACTgactaaataataataagtttcCCTCGTTCAAACTCAGGTTGTCGTGTAAAACTCCATGGTACGTTTAATATGCTTAAATTACTAGATTCagacttaaaattaagaaattcctTCTAGCGTCTCTTCAGTTAATATTTCTCCGACAAGAGCGTCCCATCAAGATGTAAGAGATGATCTCTAAAGGGTGCCCGAAATGCAAGAACCaggtaacaaatttttaacaaaaataattcattattcattaattatgGTAAATTTTCCTAACGTAAAGGTGGCTGTCGCTTGCAAAGCGTGCCCCTGCGGTCACATCTTCTTCACCGCTCGCAACAGAGCACGCACCTTGGACAGCTTGATCGTGCCATCATCAAGCAATGCTGGTGAAAATCAGGGACAGAGGAGAACAGAGAGGGTCAAGCGTGAGAAGCCTAAGTTCTACGACTCATTGCAGTACGAAAACAAACTGAAAAAGGTACGGAGTTTCGCACAATTGACCGGGTTTGTTTTGCAGACGAGAATATAGATAggttctaaattttttatctaaaattttttgtattgacTTGTTAAGTacatattatgtaaaaattaatggtagtttgaattttagattaatttaacttttttcttgtaaattctTGAGCTTGGAAGCAGTTGAAGctctgaaaaaattagatcagACTACTAATTAGTCAAGAATACTTTTGAGCGGTTCtggttttgtaatttttaatatttgtatattCTTGATgtcaatatatatttaaataatgcaagtTATGGCATACAGCTAGCAAAATatcgcaaaaacaaacaacttttttattgcttctcaatgtaattaaaaatggataaaGGTTTAGTTTCCTTGGGTAGttagaggaaaatttgaaaaaatattaccaaacgtaatattttgtaagtcttaaaatcaattgttaAAATGCGATTATTACCGGAAATGTCCAAAAAAACTGTCCAccctttaaattttggacACACGAAATAAATTAGGGATTGGTTTATTCAcagagaagaaaaacaaaaataactcaACCCGTTTATGAGGAGGAAAAGGATGAAGAAGAGGAAGATTCAGACCCGAAGAACAAGAAAAGGAGAGTCCTGAAGAAGGTTCAGGAGGATGAGGAGGATCCTATGATAAGCTTGTCAAATGAAAGGCTTCAGCAGTGTGCCATAGAATTGGCAGAGTTGAATCGAAAAATCAACTCGGTGTCATGGAAGATTTAAGAAAACGACTTGGTGCTTCTGATTGATGTAATTAgattaagcaaataaaataaaacatgacgAGATCTCGACTAATCAAGCAGTTTCAATAAAACATCAATGTAGTAAATACTGGAATGTGGCACAGTCAAGGCGATAAAATCGTGTAGAatgcaaatatataaaatctagcaatatacataaatataaGATCTCAAATTAATATCATACTAGCTCCCAATCACTTTCAATACAAGTCTTTGGTTCGtggtgaaatgaaaatactttttgatTGTGCACGATTATCCTGCTTTCCTGATCAACAGCAGACACCTTGTCGTCGGCGGACACTAAAAATGCAATTCccatataaatataatttgaaaccAATGTTAGCCAAAATACCCACCAGTCAGATAAGTTGCACTTCCGGGCAACTTTTTCCAAAAGTCGCCGATGAAATTGACATCGCTGATACCGCACCTGCGGTAGATTTCGCCGTTTGGCGTCAGGACCCAGACGCCAGTggcgctgattgtgagattcACGGCCTCCACTCCAGGCACGATCACCCAGCCTGTCCCCAGAGGAAAGTCAGGGAACACGGCTTCTCGGACGTATACGTTATTCTTGTTGTCCAGCGCCCACACCATGTAGGCCATGCAGCCAGCCACTACCTTCAAGAAAAACCGGGTAtgattagtaaaaaaattaaatacttctaaaaattttaataaaccaccgtcaaaatgtttatcaaataataaattatgagtATTCATTCTCTAtagttgttttaaaaaaatgtcacattaaattaatattatactAGCTCCCAATCACTTTCAATTCAAGTCTTTGGTCCAAgagtcaaaaaaattaaataaatttcttccgCTCTCAGAAGAGCGACTGTTTCGGCCATCAAAATCCTCTTGGTggtttgtttgatttaatttccattctaaaaaaaatttcttgatgTTAGGAGCagatttttcactctttgacAAAATAACCCAAATAGGAAAGGATGGATTTATTTGGCTTATATTTGAACTGTCGTAAGAGGATTTAATATCACAGTGAGATTTGAGTTGTCAGATTTGGGAGGTTGTTTTCGACTTCGTTGCtcgtttctctttttgtttaGACTATGAAAGGAGTGTAGGCAGACGTTTTGAAAGATCccttattattaaaaaattcttatcaGATAATACTGtggctatgaattttgtttcctagaaaaacttatattttacacactttgtttcaaagtaaaattcttaattataaCGCAAATATACTCAAAGTAGTGATTTATAAGATTTCACACCCTCGATTAACTCTTCCTTattaaaaacgaaatgttgCTTCCAGTAAAAAggacaagataaaaaattaaaactatcaTTGAAAATTCAGAATGTCTTAGTTACTTTCAGAAAGTGGACATCCTCCTCTTTCATCACATCGTCCTCAACTTGAATCCAGCAAGGAGAAAAATCGCAAGCTTTAAGATCATGCGCTGATCCAACAGCCATATAAATTGATCCAGTCGTATCACATGCCCAAATCGTATCAATTCCACAGGAAATGTAATCAAAATGTGCCGTTGACTCTGGAAAACGCACGtattcagaaattttttcttaaatttcgaTTATAATCACGCACTAATTTGAGCCAAATCAAGCTCCTTCCAGCCGCTTCCCGCCGTATTCTGTTCACTTAAACCCTGTCGGATGAGAACTCGGCCTTCTGCGTCCAGGACCCAGAGGGAGTTAATCAAGGATGAAAGACACACTATCTTGCTGCTGCTAGCAGGAGGCACGGCCTGCGGgtgaaaagaaaatgagatatattttttattgtattttaattttacataaaaaagctGCGAGTCAGGCCTGGAACAGTAGAGCTCCCCTTGGGAGCTGAGGTACCACAGCTGACCAGCTCCGTCAGAGGAGCCTTCTGCCGATATTTCATGCCAGCGGACAGACAGCTCGATCGGGTGGACAACGTCCCATTTGTGACCTGATAgatcaaaaattgattctgtTAAATGTATgatataaatggaaaaaaaccTACCTATGAACTCTGAGTTATTCATGTGGATCAAGGAGGAGTTTTTGGTTGCAACCCATATGGACGAATCGGTGGCTGCCACAAGCAACTCACCCtgcaaaatcaaataacatttttgggtttaatgctatttaaaatttaaaaagataactGAAAATCCCAATCAAGTGACAACTTAAATAGCAAATCAGTGtacaaagataattttaaaaattaatagttttacTTATGGAAAAAGGATTtcatttcttatatttttcaatgattctTTGTActaatgttattttattcatttattattcaaaggaaatttcagaaaaaaagaaaagtttttttgAACAGATTACCAAACAGTGCAGTAAATTTAATCCGAGAACGCCATTTCTCAAATTCGAATTATTAATGATGCCGctatttttttccgaaaagaCCAGCGCGACGTCCAACGTGGCAGCCCTAATATTGAATATTATGTCTCTAAATTCCCAAACAATTCCGTTGCACCCTCCAATAAATGAACTTcttatttagataaaattaaattggataagAGTAACGTTTCAATGGGGTTTTTCTGGGAAGTACATAAATACATTTCATTGATAATATTACCAATTGTGAAATCGTGTAAAAAATAGTAGAAAAAAGCTGTTAAGTACTAAAACAGTATTTTAACCATTCTTCTGATTTagtaaagtaaaaataattacggtGATATTGATGTTTTCTTCAGCCAGAGGCCTCGGTATGCCACCATTGACGAGGACCTGCCACCAAGAAGGCGCCTGTTTCGGCAGCTCACCGGAATGGACGAGCGcgtcaaaggaaaaatatagcGCATTGCGTCTGTCCAGGACCCAACCAATGGTGTAGAAACCCATGGGCACCGTTTTCATGCTGAGCGCCGCGTCCACCATAGGCTCGCCGTTGGGTGTGGCGATTCGCAGCCAGTGCGTGCCCGACGGCTGCGCCTCAGAGACGCACGCCCGCTGCCATAGCTGCCCACTTCCCGCGGACACAACCCATATTGAGAATCCTGAGCATGTAACCTTGGCGACGGGAAAGTCGCTCGGAATGCTGATCACCCCATTTTCTCCTGAAAAAAACCCAGATATTTAATTACTAAAAGGCCTTaacaaaagataaatattttgaaccaatttgcaagcgttacaaacaataaaaacaacgTAATTCTTACCATGGTACTGCAGTGAACAGTCTGCAGTGACAATCCAGGCAGTTCCAGTCTCTGTGACGGCCAAGGCCCTGACTCCACGCACCTCCTGTGTCCAATTTTGCTCAACAAAGGGGTTCTCGTGGCTGCAGTTGGCCCGGAAAGCCACCCCGCGGTGCACCCTCCACACCACCTTGCCGTCAGGGGTTGTCTGCACCTCCTGGGCGCGCCACTCACTTTCGCGCCACTTGAGCTCGCTCTCCACGCTGGTGCTGAACTTGATGGAGCCGTGCGGCCCGATGCAGCACACAAACCACTTGCTGACCAACAGGTTGGCTACTGGTTCCAGAAGGCTGAACTGCACCCAATGGTCTGTGGTCTCAGTGGCCGTCGACTGCTGAAGAGGGTGGATGCCGGTCACAGGCAGCAGAGTCGAAGTTGTCGAGTCCAGACTCATTTGCTTCGAGCTGGTCGACATTGACCGCTCCTTCTTTGCCAAAGGCAGAACGGTGGGTCTCACGGGTGTGGTCTCCTTCTGCTCTTCTGCAACGGCAGGTGGAGAAAGCTGGCCGCCAGGGTTTAGCAGATCTCGAAGCACCGGCATCACCTGCAAGAAGTTATGGCGAGAGCTAGATAATCTCAATCGGCACAAAATTTGGCGGACATATGTTCCttttctgataatttatttactcttgAGGTCTCAGTCACATAAATTTATGGGGGGCTGGATGAATTGGCTTCAGCCTTGGCGGCTGAGagcctttgaattttttttttgaccAGTGGTGGCTGGCGGCTTACCACGTGACCCTAAATTTGCAGCCTGGC
The nucleotide sequence above comes from Cloeon dipterum chromosome X, ieCloDipt1.1, whole genome shotgun sequence. Encoded proteins:
- the LOC135947038 gene encoding tectonin beta-propeller repeat-containing protein 2; translation: MLREWAPLTALLQQVPQRVQRGLFFDDLSLTCVDALPEFIAVGTDHGFVLWFDRATGHVQRLKCEDASDSITSVRLVSTVDFLVAAGSSAGVVTIFKVPRLPSQNKQIERYRVSGLHNSKISALEWSLNGMKLFSGDVSGMIVLTKLDFYMHLSKSMELLDEKFSIVQLSFCHQLLLVSSLLRTIICNPDDPQNITQVGQRERKRLGYLGATFCVSPNGLPNQEIIYTSRPGLRVWVADRQGTVQQTLIFKDALLNPQLRVQLVNPAPPHILRSRSLSFPEGTSSDQEVTHPLVQQLGRLVVFKEHMLVTCSGNDLFVLDPDSISVVAVADELRGILDFAVTKDEIFVLEGKRSLVRLACQPEASIVGLPKGGSEQSVLSPSEAPLAATAVSSIKDLTNKIPFHKIMSSLSAPFQRQKEEPVLATEAVELPPVVKLESTVGLTLLESTPSKLDTIGQQEFEEVLFKGRRKKKKIRHVLAPSDTESGSESFGEEQDDLASRVLKLSPDDILTGMPCRPLPLPDLRSPDSIERDVADKESKLAEVMPVLRDLLNPGGQLSPPAVAEEQKETTPVRPTVLPLAKKERSMSTSSKQMSLDSTTSTLLPVTGIHPLQQSTATETTDHWVQFSLLEPVANLLVSKWFVCCIGPHGSIKFSTSVESELKWRESEWRAQEVQTTPDGKVVWRVHRGVAFRANCSHENPFVEQNWTQEVRGVRALAVTETGTAWIVTADCSLQYHGENGVISIPSDFPVAKVTCSGFSIWVVSAGSGQLWQRACVSEAQPSGTHWLRIATPNGEPMVDAALSMKTVPMGFYTIGWVLDRRNALYFSFDALVHSGELPKQAPSWWQVLVNGGIPRPLAEENINITGELLVAATDSSIWVATKNSSLIHMNNSEFIGHKWDVVHPIELSVRWHEISAEGSSDGAGQLWYLSSQGELYCSRPDSQLFYAVPPASSSKIVCLSSLINSLWVLDAEGRVLIRQGLSEQNTAGSGWKELDLAQIKSTAHFDYISCGIDTIWACDTTGSIYMAVGSAHDLKACDFSPCWIQVEDDVMKEEDVHFLKVVAGCMAYMVWALDNKNNVYVREAVFPDFPLGTGWVIVPGVEAVNLTISATGVWVLTPNGEIYRRCGISDVNFIGDFWKKLPGSATYLTVSADDKVSAVDQESRIIVHNQKVFSFHHEPKTCIESDWELV
- the LOC135947045 gene encoding UPF0547 protein C16orf87 homolog, which produces MISKGCPKCKNQVAVACKACPCGHIFFTARNRARTLDSLIVPSSSNAGENQGQRRTERVKREKPKFYDSLQYENKLKKRRKTKITQPVYEEEKDEEEEDSDPKNKKRRVLKKVQEDEEDPMISLSNERLQQCAIELAELNRKINSVSWKI
- the cin gene encoding gephyrin, whose protein sequence is MIRCGVLTVSDRCSAGGAEDKSGPALIKLLEGQKKHQYTIEQATVIPDEKSQIEAVLKHWSDDLHLDLVLTTGGTGFAPRDVTPEATKSVLDSEAPGIVIAMMTASLSITPMAMLSRSVAGVRGQTLIVNLPGSPKGASENAETALRAIPHAVALLKGDIKNVEKVHQKLHCGCSHEPEHVGDITKVAHRPRKSPYPMISVNAALKIIYTEVESLQKAYKMPIHLALGCIAAEDAVSLCNIPPYAASVKDGYAVLSADGAGERQVVGDVLAGGNLQMKLFQPGECLRITTGAAVCGGADAVVQVEDTELLLSTPDGREELKINIIDAPQKGQDIRPVGSDLAIGQVVVERGNEIGPAQVGALASAGVKTILTYKRPKIAVLSTGNEIQDISSPSPGPFVIYDSNRPTLIALLTQQGFQVEDLGIAKDDPDAIAETLKKGFASADVVVSSGGVSMGEKDFLKHILITKFLAKIHFGRVNMKPGKPTTFATCDFKGQKKLVFALPGNPVSATVTCHLFALPALRVMAGFSSGYSREITVQLAETITLDSRPEYCRAVLERAPVPTKSVPVAHLTGNQMSSRLLSLQSGSVLIELPGGTKEKGTLQRGELVKALLI
- the LOC135947042 gene encoding tRNA (adenine(37)-N6)-methyltransferase, with amino-acid sequence MAQHLGADPSKLENLKTNKNVMDQQINVARCELKNLRQQIQSLGHVHKKEMEKIKDILKAPEAFLLQEPPNLLEGKSRSEPQQPSSSLSQTPHTVDFQIIGYISSWFAEKKGTPRQPGICKESTAKLTLRKELFTNPEHTLEGLGNFSHLWLIFHFHKNEKGHVKAKVAPPRLNGERVGVFGTRSPHRPSPIGLSLVKIEKVQGASIYFSGVDMVDGTPVLDIKPYIPHYDSPWCINQEDDEDESTLNAGLYREVATGSSSEDEATFSATSFSPAPNTPNRSISCREEPDGEEDLPGAAAVRSKPVACALAPQSPSKNEAVQPTVKVPSWIDQPPVVRLNVRFSERAVIQLVENSQDTKHMISAISSVLREDPRSVYLRDRWANHFYSFLIKDLSISCKFDDRAKVVTVFQVKPSKKCDTCGEMEWQCAINAKCESKKH